TAATTGAAAGATGTTGCTGTAAGTAAGCGTATTTAATTGTAAATCTTCGTTAATTATACTGATACTTCCCGTAAGAGGTCTGTATGCCGCCGAATCTTCAAGACTTACCCATTTATGATTGTTTGAATCTTGGTCGTGGAAAATTTTCAGCATACTGCCGCTGAAAGTCATTAACAAAATATTCAGCCGTTCATTAACTTTCATAATCTCTTTATCAAACTTATTCTGCTCTGCTTTACTTTTCATATAGGCCGCTTCCGAAAAAGCATCAAGTTTATAATGATTATTATTATCAAAAAAATCTACATAAGAAGCATATTTTCCGGTTATTCCGACAAGGTTTCTTATTGAAGGCTCTTTTATAAAAATTATTTTCTGTGTTTTCCAGAATTCACTGTCAAGCATTAAATCCATATAAAATTGCATAGCATTTAGCTTACCTTTTCCTTCAACATTTATTGAATTCTTTTTATATATTTTATGAAGAACATCATAGGCTAAGGTATGAACAGGCTCAAAACGCCCGTCGTATGTTTGTACAATTAAATGCCCGAACTTATCAGCATGATCTTTATTAACCGGCATTTGTGTTGTTGATTGCGAAAACCCGGCGGTGCTTAATCCGATAATTAAAGCAATTGTTGTTATTGCTTTTCTTTCAATACGGGTTTTTCTGATTTTTTTGCCTAAAATGCCGAATCTGGATTTTTTATTTAAGAGAGTAGCAATAAATCCTAAACACAATAATATATAACTGAAATATGTAACCAGTGTACCTGCCCTGTCATGACTTACAGAAAGTATTGTGCCTAATTCGTCCCTGTCATAAGATGACTGGAAAAATCGATATCCGCCATAATCCAAGATATTATTCATGTAAATTTTATGATTTTCTCTCATGTTTTTTCTGTTATCAATTAGTATTACATCACTTTCAAAAGAAGATGGGCTGTTAGAGCCCGGGTAACGTTCTAAAATAAAATCTTCTAAATAAATAGAAAAAGGAATTTCTATAGGTTTGTTTCCGTATGCCAATTTAAACGATAAATCATCTATATTATAATCTTTAAAATTTGCAATAAACCCATCTCCTCCGAAAATTTCAATTTCATGGTTAACACCTTTATAGCTAATGTCTGCAATAATTGCATTCGGATGATTAGAATCTGGATTTCCGTCAACCAGTTGTTTTTTTGCTTTTTTATAGTGTTTCACAAATAAAAATAAAATATCATTTGCTTTATAAACATGGTTGAAAATTAATGCCTCCGAATTACCTGTACTTATTGAATCTTCAATTTCTCCGCTCATTGTTGTAAGATATAAATCATAGGGAGCAGAAATCATCAGTTTCCCTTCAACTTCATTAACATTAACGGTATTTGAAGCATCTTTATTAAATGAAATATTAAAATTTCCGATTTGTTTACTTTCCTTATCTTTTAATAAATCCGGAATTGTTCCCTCATGTGTAGCAACCCTTATTTCAAGCATGTCAACACCGTCCGAAACGTTCTCGGAAATATTCTCAACAGCACTGTGAATATATTTTTTTGCACTAATTTTCACATTGCCTTTACCGGGAACATTAAAAGTATAATTAAACGGTTCGGAAGTAATTAATCGCTCATTTGCCGGAATATCTTCAACTAATTCGGGACTGTTTACATCGGGCATTATTCTCAAAACTGTTTCGGATGAATATATAACATTTGATGCTTGCCCCTCTCTGATGTGCATACTGCCTTCATACCCGATATATCTGGTAATTCCCGCGCCAAAAATCATAAAAATAAATCCTAAATGAAACATTAATATTGTTAACTTTTCTTTTTTGTATAGTTTTCTTCTGAATACAATACCAATAAGGTTAACCGCCAATAAGAACAAAAGAAGTTCCATCCACCTTGCATTATAAATCAGCATTTTTGCTGTTATTGTATCATATT
This DNA window, taken from Bacteroidales bacterium, encodes the following:
- the ccsA gene encoding cytochrome c biogenesis protein CcsA, yielding MKKIGDILFSRKLTLTLLTVFAFAIGIATFVEDKYDTITAKMLIYNARWMELLLFLLAVNLIGIVFRRKLYKKEKLTILMFHLGFIFMIFGAGITRYIGYEGSMHIREGQASNVIYSSETVLRIMPDVNSPELVEDIPANERLITSEPFNYTFNVPGKGNVKISAKKYIHSAVENISENVSDGVDMLEIRVATHEGTIPDLLKDKESKQIGNFNISFNKDASNTVNVNEVEGKLMISAPYDLYLTTMSGEIEDSISTGNSEALIFNHVYKANDILFLFVKHYKKAKKQLVDGNPDSNHPNAIIADISYKGVNHEIEIFGGDGFIANFKDYNIDDLSFKLAYGNKPIEIPFSIYLEDFILERYPGSNSPSSFESDVILIDNRKNMRENHKIYMNNILDYGGYRFFQSSYDRDELGTILSVSHDRAGTLVTYFSYILLCLGFIATLLNKKSRFGILGKKIRKTRIERKAITTIALIIGLSTAGFSQSTTQMPVNKDHADKFGHLIVQTYDGRFEPVHTLAYDVLHKIYKKNSINVEGKGKLNAMQFYMDLMLDSEFWKTQKIIFIKEPSIRNLVGITGKYASYVDFFDNNNHYKLDAFSEAAYMKSKAEQNKFDKEIMKVNERLNILLMTFSGSMLKIFHDQDSNNHKWVSLEDSAAYRPLTGSISIINEDLQLNTLTYSNIFQLYLHEVSMATQTNNYSRADQILDYINQIQRQTGSGEVIPSEAKINTEIHYNKARIFVMLKYVYMILSVIILLLAFADHLKVKKSKALTYTLNFFIILLAGGFIYHTYGLVLRWYLSGHAPWSNGYEALVFVAWGGLLAGFSFMRYSKITLAATALLAFFIMLTAGFSSYDPQLTNLQPVLKSYWLIVHVAVIVISYGFLGLGFILGLMNLFIYLFKNKNNAAKLDLTIKDLTNINEMNLIIGIVLATLGTFLGAVWANESWGRYWGWDAKETWALIILMVYAVVLHLRLVPGLNKAFIFNTASVIAFGSVIMTFFGVNYYFSKGLHSYASGSKASLPLWAIILVLMIFLIILGAYFKHRKYKNVSEETK